A genomic region of Pseudomonas migulae contains the following coding sequences:
- a CDS encoding isocitrate lyase/PEP mutase family protein, protein MDAQTLRAQAFKALHERDGAFVIPNPWDAGSAKMLASLGFEALATTSAGYAFSNARPDGALTLDDTLANVRAIVAATDLPVAVDLENGFADDPVECAQSILQAAAAGAVGGSIEDATGRADAPIYCFEHAVARVEAAVAAARSLPFPFTLTARAENFLHGNPDLDDTIRRLQAFAEAGADVLYAPGLRSAEDVLAVVRAVAPKPVNVLMSGGLKLTVEQLSEMGVKRISVGSALALAAYGEFFRAAQEIKTTGTFNFTSRSMPYAQANQLFKG, encoded by the coding sequence ATGGATGCGCAAACCCTTCGAGCCCAGGCGTTCAAAGCGCTGCATGAACGCGACGGGGCTTTTGTCATTCCCAACCCGTGGGACGCCGGCTCGGCGAAAATGCTCGCCAGCCTGGGCTTCGAGGCGCTGGCGACCACCAGTGCCGGTTATGCCTTCTCCAACGCACGCCCCGATGGCGCATTGACGCTGGACGATACGCTGGCGAACGTTCGGGCGATTGTCGCGGCTACCGATCTGCCGGTGGCGGTCGATCTGGAAAACGGTTTCGCCGACGATCCGGTCGAATGTGCGCAAAGCATTTTGCAAGCCGCCGCAGCAGGTGCCGTTGGCGGTTCGATCGAAGATGCCACGGGGCGTGCAGACGCGCCGATTTACTGCTTCGAGCATGCGGTGGCGCGTGTTGAAGCCGCCGTCGCAGCGGCTCGCAGTTTGCCGTTCCCCTTCACGCTGACGGCTCGGGCCGAGAACTTCCTGCATGGCAATCCCGATCTGGACGATACGATTCGCCGTTTGCAGGCTTTCGCCGAAGCGGGCGCCGACGTGTTGTACGCGCCGGGGCTGCGCAGCGCTGAGGACGTGTTGGCGGTGGTCCGCGCCGTGGCGCCCAAGCCGGTGAACGTGTTGATGTCCGGCGGGCTCAAACTGACGGTCGAGCAGTTGAGCGAAATGGGCGTCAAACGCATCAGCGTCGGTTCGGCGCTGGCCCTGGCGGCGTATGGCGAATTCTTCCGCGCGGCCCAAGAGATAAAGACCACGGGCACCTTCAACTTTACGTCGCGGTCGATGCCGTACGCGCAGGCCAACCAATTGTTCAAAGGCTGA
- a CDS encoding extensin-like domain-containing protein, with the protein MRFLRVMLVLVLMVGVAGVSVWRGWISLPPQWNPWAPLDVKAEPNLLTRYKLMRLRDDPQLCEQALSSSGLRVAPQADSPDAKCPLNDTLRVQGGDVALSSSFLASCRLAVSFALFEHHALQPAAQAVYGQAVTRVDHLGSFACRNVYGRENGRRSQHATADALDIAGFRLADGRSISVLKDWPKDNQDARFLRQVRDGACDVFSVVLSPDYNAAHRNHFHVDVGPWWVCR; encoded by the coding sequence ATGCGGTTTTTGCGGGTAATGCTGGTGTTGGTGCTGATGGTCGGCGTGGCGGGCGTGAGCGTCTGGCGTGGCTGGATTTCGCTGCCGCCGCAGTGGAACCCGTGGGCGCCGCTGGACGTGAAGGCCGAACCGAACCTGTTGACCCGCTACAAACTGATGCGGCTGCGCGATGATCCGCAACTGTGCGAGCAAGCCCTGAGCAGTTCCGGATTACGCGTCGCCCCTCAAGCCGACAGTCCTGACGCAAAGTGTCCGTTGAACGACACCTTGCGCGTGCAGGGCGGCGACGTCGCATTGAGCAGCAGCTTCCTCGCCAGTTGCCGCCTGGCGGTGTCGTTTGCCCTGTTCGAGCATCACGCGTTGCAGCCGGCGGCGCAGGCGGTCTATGGGCAAGCGGTCACCCGCGTCGACCATCTCGGCAGCTTTGCCTGTCGCAACGTCTACGGCCGTGAGAATGGCAGGCGCAGCCAGCATGCCACGGCCGATGCGCTGGATATCGCCGGTTTCCGCCTGGCGGACGGGCGTTCCATCAGTGTGCTCAAGGATTGGCCGAAGGATAATCAGGACGCGCGGTTTTTACGCCAGGTCCGCGACGGCGCCTGCGACGTGTTCAGTGTGGTGTTGAGTCCGGACTACAACGCCGCCCATCGCAATCATTTTCACGTGGATGTCGGGCCGTGGTGGGTCTGTCGCTGA
- a CDS encoding energy transducer TonB produces MSAIQPTSIGYISPHGDFGLRNSQALSGVSHLWQDFFAQALADQSGDVVPASLDFPAVDLESPVEPTIGSELLAHIVSQRECDVKETEVKPPEPLFLPIAEFEMELADKPFPPFPAEEIVAQQKQQDFESGWVRPIVLTNGQALPVPGAAPQPRPLHLPIAEFEMDLLDKPFPPFPPEELAEQQKNFDFDIGWARPIVLQNLRIAA; encoded by the coding sequence ATGTCAGCCATTCAACCCACATCGATAGGTTACATCTCGCCCCACGGCGATTTTGGCCTGCGAAACTCCCAAGCACTGAGCGGCGTCAGTCACCTGTGGCAGGATTTTTTTGCCCAGGCCCTGGCCGATCAGTCGGGCGATGTGGTGCCGGCTTCTCTCGATTTCCCAGCGGTCGATCTCGAGAGCCCGGTCGAACCTACGATTGGCAGTGAGCTACTGGCGCACATCGTTTCCCAGCGTGAATGCGACGTGAAGGAAACCGAGGTCAAGCCACCCGAGCCGCTTTTCCTGCCGATTGCCGAATTCGAAATGGAACTGGCCGACAAGCCGTTCCCACCGTTCCCGGCAGAAGAAATCGTCGCTCAGCAGAAACAGCAGGACTTCGAAAGCGGCTGGGTTCGCCCGATCGTGCTGACCAATGGCCAGGCGCTGCCTGTGCCAGGCGCTGCACCGCAACCGCGCCCACTGCACCTGCCGATCGCCGAATTCGAAATGGACCTGCTGGACAAGCCCTTCCCGCCGTTCCCGCCCGAAGAACTTGCCGAGCAACAGAAGAACTTTGATTTCGACATCGGCTGGGCGCGCCCGATCGTTCTGCAGAACCTGCGCATCGCCGCCTGA
- a CDS encoding class I SAM-dependent methyltransferase — protein sequence MIEQPAACRIHVEALGTAFQPQAEQWAERLGLPLQVTDGEFALQVGEQGLQLQQLGPDAPGPVRVDFVEGGAAHRRLFGGGTGQMIAKAVGIAQGVRPRVLDATAGLGKDAFVLASLGCEMSLIERQPLIGALLEDGLARGAEDFDVASIVARMRLLKGNSIEVMRNWEGEPPQVIYLDPMFPHREKTALVKKEMRLFRPLVGDDPDAPALLEAALALASHRVVVKRPRKAPCIAGPKPSHALDGKSSRYDIYPKKALKP from the coding sequence ATGATTGAGCAACCGGCGGCTTGCCGCATCCATGTCGAGGCCCTGGGCACGGCTTTTCAGCCACAGGCCGAGCAATGGGCTGAACGCCTGGGCCTGCCTTTGCAGGTCACTGATGGCGAGTTTGCCTTGCAGGTGGGCGAGCAGGGTTTGCAGTTGCAGCAGCTGGGGCCGGACGCGCCGGGGCCGGTGCGGGTAGACTTCGTCGAGGGTGGCGCGGCTCATCGCCGGTTGTTCGGCGGTGGCACCGGTCAGATGATCGCCAAGGCTGTTGGCATTGCGCAGGGCGTGCGCCCGCGGGTGCTGGATGCCACGGCGGGGCTGGGCAAAGATGCGTTCGTGCTGGCGAGCCTGGGCTGCGAGATGAGCCTGATCGAACGCCAGCCGTTGATCGGCGCGTTGCTTGAGGATGGTTTGGCCCGCGGCGCGGAAGATTTCGACGTGGCGTCGATTGTGGCGCGCATGCGTTTGCTCAAGGGCAACTCGATCGAGGTCATGCGCAACTGGGAGGGCGAGCCGCCGCAGGTGATCTACCTCGATCCGATGTTTCCCCACCGTGAGAAAACCGCGCTGGTGAAGAAGGAAATGCGCCTGTTCCGGCCGTTGGTGGGGGATGACCCGGATGCACCCGCGTTGCTGGAGGCCGCGCTGGCCTTGGCCAGCCATCGAGTGGTGGTGAAGCGTCCGCGCAAGGCGCCGTGCATTGCGGGGCCGAAGCCGAGCCATGCGCTGGACGGGAAATCCAGTCGGTATGATATTTATCCGAAGAAGGCGCTGAAGCCTTAA
- a CDS encoding TetR/AcrR family transcriptional regulator, with product MPNNLSAPNGPGRPKDLAKRQAILDAAKILFLSNGYASTSMDAVAAEAGVSKLTVYSHFNDKETLFSAAVVAKCEEQLPTLFFELPDGISVETVLLNIARGFHHLINSDESVNLHRLMMTLGSQDPKLSQIFFEAGPERMLHGMERLLNKVDQSGALSIDKPRNAAEHFFCLLKGAGNFRLLYGCGEPLTGDAAEEHVREVVGLFMRAYRPETV from the coding sequence ATGCCGAACAATCTTTCAGCACCCAATGGTCCAGGTCGCCCCAAAGATCTGGCCAAGCGCCAGGCCATCCTCGACGCGGCGAAAATCCTGTTTCTGAGCAATGGTTATGCGAGCACCAGCATGGACGCCGTTGCGGCGGAAGCTGGCGTGTCGAAGCTGACCGTCTACAGCCATTTCAACGACAAGGAGACCCTGTTCTCCGCCGCCGTGGTGGCCAAGTGCGAAGAGCAATTGCCTACGCTGTTTTTCGAATTGCCCGACGGCATCTCAGTGGAAACGGTGCTGTTGAACATCGCGCGTGGCTTTCATCACCTGATCAACAGCGATGAATCGGTGAACCTGCACCGGTTGATGATGACACTGGGGAGCCAGGACCCGAAGCTCTCGCAAATCTTCTTCGAGGCCGGACCGGAGCGCATGCTGCATGGCATGGAGCGGTTGCTGAACAAGGTGGATCAGAGCGGCGCGTTGAGCATCGACAAGCCCCGTAACGCGGCGGAGCACTTCTTTTGCCTGCTCAAGGGCGCGGGGAATTTTCGCTTGCTGTATGGCTGTGGTGAGCCGTTGACCGGGGATGCGGCCGAGGAACATGTGCGGGAAGTGGTGGGGTTGTTTATGCGGGCTTATCGGCCAGAGACAGTCTGA
- a CDS encoding efflux RND transporter periplasmic adaptor subunit, with amino-acid sequence MFRYALPLALPVSLAFLLSACGHEEAPQVTVRPAMVVQPEPSAQAMESYPGEVRARYEPDLAFRIGGKVSRRLVEEGQRVKADQPLAELDPQDVRLQLEATRAQVAAAEANLNLVRAERDRYKTLMDRQMVSRSQYDNSENLYRSGEARLKQIKAEFNVSTNQASYAVLRAPQDGVVAKRAVEVGQVVAAGQTVFTLATDGEREVLISLPEQSFGRFKVGQPVSVELWTQPDQKFAGRIRELSPAADPKSRTFAARIAFTAGKVPAELGQSARVFIQTADVVSLSVPLSALTAENGATYVWVLGANNTLKKAPVRVGAFGEKTVPVLEGLNASDWVVAAGVHVLHDGQQVRPVDRSNRVVNLADKE; translated from the coding sequence ATGTTCCGCTATGCCTTGCCCCTCGCATTGCCAGTCAGTCTGGCGTTTTTATTGTCTGCGTGTGGTCACGAAGAGGCGCCGCAAGTCACTGTTCGCCCGGCCATGGTCGTGCAGCCAGAGCCTTCGGCTCAGGCGATGGAAAGCTACCCCGGTGAAGTCCGTGCTCGCTACGAGCCGGACCTGGCCTTTCGCATTGGTGGCAAAGTCAGCCGACGACTGGTCGAAGAAGGGCAGCGGGTCAAGGCCGACCAGCCTTTGGCGGAACTCGATCCCCAGGACGTGCGCCTGCAACTGGAAGCCACCCGCGCCCAGGTAGCGGCTGCCGAAGCCAATCTCAATCTCGTACGCGCCGAGCGCGATCGCTACAAGACCCTGATGGACCGTCAGATGGTCAGCCGTTCCCAGTACGACAATTCCGAAAACCTCTACAGATCCGGTGAAGCGCGCCTGAAGCAGATCAAGGCCGAATTCAACGTCTCTACCAACCAGGCCAGCTACGCGGTGCTGCGTGCGCCTCAGGACGGTGTCGTGGCCAAGCGGGCGGTGGAAGTCGGGCAAGTCGTCGCCGCCGGTCAAACCGTATTCACCCTCGCCACCGATGGCGAGCGCGAAGTGTTGATCAGCCTGCCGGAGCAGAGCTTCGGTCGTTTCAAGGTCGGTCAGCCGGTGTCGGTGGAGCTCTGGACGCAACCCGATCAAAAGTTCGCCGGGCGCATCCGTGAGCTGTCACCCGCCGCCGATCCCAAGTCCCGCACCTTCGCCGCCCGCATTGCGTTCACGGCCGGCAAAGTCCCGGCCGAACTCGGCCAGAGCGCCCGGGTATTCATCCAGACCGCCGATGTTGTGTCGCTGTCGGTGCCGCTGTCGGCCCTTACCGCCGAAAACGGCGCCACCTACGTGTGGGTCCTTGGCGCCAACAACACCCTGAAAAAAGCCCCGGTCCGGGTCGGTGCATTCGGCGAGAAAACCGTGCCGGTGCTCGAAGGCCTGAACGCCAGCGACTGGGTGGTAGCCGCGGGTGTCCATGTGCTGCATGACGGACAGCAAGTGCGCCCGGTGGATCGCTCCAACCGCGTGGTCAATCTGGCGGACAAGGAGTAA